aagtcaccttgtagagagttcagctacaaagaaaccatcatgtagagagttcagctgcaaacaatcacctgtagagagttcagctacaaacaaatctccctgtagaaagatcagctagaagaagtttccttgtagagagttcagctacaaacaaatcacccagtagtaagatcagctagaagaagttatcttgtggagagttcagctacaaagaaaccatcatgtagagagttcagctgcaaacaaatcacctgtagagagttcagctacaaacaaatctccctgtagagagatcagctagaagaagttaccttgtagagagttcagctacaaagaaaccatcatgtagagagttcagctacaaacaaaactccctgtagagagatcagctagaagaaattaccttgtaaagagttcagctacaaagaaaccaccatgtatagagttcagctgcaaagaaatcacctatagagagtttggctacaaacaaatctccctgtagagagatcagctagaatatcagctaaaagaagttaccttgtggagagttcagcaataaagaaaccatcatgtagagagttcagctgcaaacaaatcacctgtagagagttcagctacaaacaaatttccctgtagagagatcagctagaagaagtttccttgtagagagttcagctacaaacaaatcacctagtagaaagatcagctagaagaagttaccttgtagagagttcaactacaaagaaaccatcatgtagagagttcagctgcaaacaaatcacctgtagagagttcagctacaaacaaaactccctgtagagacatcagctagaagaaattaccttgtggagagttcagctacaaagaaaaaccaccatgtatagaattcagctgcaaagaaatcacctgtaaagagttttgctacaaacaaatctctctgtagagagatcagctagaagaagtttccttgtagagagttcagctacaaacaagtcaccctgtagaaagatcagctagaagaagttaccttgtggagagttcagctacaaagaaaccatgtagagagttcagctgcaaacaaatcacctgtagagagttcagctacaaacaaatcaccctgtagagagatcagctagacgaaattaccttgtagagagttcagttacaaagaaaccaccatgtagagagttcagcttcaaagaaatcaccctgtagaaaattcagccacaaacaaattgccctgtagaaagaccagttagaagaagttaccttgtagagagttcagctacaaagaaaccattctgtaaagagctcagctgcaaaaaaatcacctgcacagaattcagctacaaacaaatcaccctgtaaagagatcatctagaagaaattaccttgtagatagttcatctacaaacaaatcaccctatagagagatcaactagaaaaagttaccttgtagattattcagctacaaacaattcaccctgtagagagagcagcaagaagaagtcaccttgtagagtgttcagttacaaagaaaccaccaggggcggatccaaagtttggaaagagggggggcacctttctgaaaaacagttgaagaccaaaaaaacttgctgaaaaccagttgaagaccaaaaaaaaaaaaaaaaaaaggtcacgacaataatagctagttatccttaccaactatatcacgtctgttatgtaaaataaaatcctatttatagcttcataggtaagctacactgcctcatgaacattgtgactgctttattagagtaattgactgctctattagagtatctcgatcttgtatgcaatttcttgaagggggggggggcatttgccccaaatgccccatcctggatccgccattgaccaccatggagagttctgtaataaatatatgtattatatatataatttgtacatttactgataaaatcagaaatatttaaagtacatctgcttcatcttttcttcttcttgtggtaaagaaaaaaagacaggttaaataAGTCCCAAAGCCGCTATGGCCGCCTTTGGGGtatagaaatacaaaaagaaatgaaatctaatccaaaacagccaagctgtaaaaaaacagtgcggccctcaaaaaggctatggtgaaaaaagatgtgaaatccaaggtggcggccaagaaattgctgtgatggtagattaatggtaaaaattttaataacggcaatttaggtgaattttttgccaagaccaagcagcacacaaattcacctgaattgtcgttattaaaatttttaccattaatctaccatcacagccatttcttggccgccaccttggatttcacatctttttttaccatagcctttttgagggccgcactgttttttttacagcttggctgttttggattagataataataacaacactGTTATACTGTACTGTGTATAACACAACCTGTATATTATAACACTGTTATACTGTACTGTTTATAACACAACCTGTAAATAACACTGTTATACTGCACTGTGTATAACACAGCCTATACATAGGTGTGTATAATTTGAGTATAACAGTGCTATACACACCCTAGTATACCAGTGTATAACAGCTATTTTTCACTGTGTGAGTTAATTACAAAGACGACGAGTTGTAAAACTGTGGCACGACACTGACATGAAGACCATGCAGGCATGATTTAAATTAtggctagaggtgtaccgataaaccaatatatatcgtatcggtggccgatataacAATTTAACCCTATATCGAAAAAGCCGATAAAATACAATAACACCGATTCGATATACCGATATATGCACGTGTGCATTCGGAAAAGTTTTATTCGTATAATTTGAAATATAAATTTGTAAGGTCATGGTGAAAAACGTGTCGAAAAAGAGGAGTGTGATTTGGGAGTACTTTAATATTAACCCTGAAGATGAAAAAAACGCTATATGTAACACTTGTGATGAAGCTGTAAGCCGAGGTGGAGCGAGCGCAAAGAATTTTAATACAAGTAATCTACAATACCATTTGAAACAAGAACACCGtgtaaaatttgatgaattggaAGTAAAAGAAGCCGAGAGAAACGACCAAAGGGAAGCAGAACAGGACACGAAGCGGAGAAAGGCTGATGTGCGTCAGCTCACGCTGAACAAAGTGAAGGAAAACAAAGACGCATGGACGTACGACCATCCACAACACAAGAAAATAACAAATTGGATTGCAGAAATGATGGCCCTCGACTCACAGCCATTTTCCATTGTTGAGGATGCTGGCTTTCTTCGATTATTAACCAATGTACGTCCTAGATATGTCATGCCATCTAGAAAATACTTTTCAGAAAAAATTATACCTCGCATTTTTTCTACTATCAAAACAAAGCTTCACGAAGAGATTCATTCTTATGGAGGTAAGTTCCCTGTAAGTTTTACTACAGACATTTGGACTAGGAAGGCTGGTGGAGATTCATTAATTAGTTGGACAGCCCACTTTATCAACCCAGAGAGTTTCACAAGGGAAGAGCGGATACTTCAAGTATGTCCATTTCCTGGCTCTCACACAGCTGAGGCCATATCTGAGACAATCACCAAGCTGTTAGACTCTTGGAGTATCGAGAAGTCCAGGGTACACGTTGTGGTAAGGGATAATGCTGCTAATATGGTGGCAGGCATTGAGCAGTCTGATTTACCTGCTATtggctgtacaatacacacCTTGCAGCTGGTCATCAAAGACTGTATTATGACACAACGTGCTGTAATTGACATGTTAGCAAGGTGCAGAAAAATTGTTGGACATTTTAAGCATTCTCACCTAGCTGTAGAGCGTTTAAATATCATTCAAAAGCAGCTAAACTTGCCTGAGCATAAGCTTGTACAGGACGAGCCTACTCGTTGGGATTCTACTTACTATTTACTAGATCGTTTAGTTGAACAACATAGGGCAATCAGCTTTTATGACACTGATTTTGAGCTTCCAGAGAAGTTGAATTCAAATGAGTGGCAGCTAGCAGAAAAGGTAGTCAAACTACTTGAGCC
This genomic interval from Dysidea avara chromosome 15, odDysAvar1.4, whole genome shotgun sequence contains the following:
- the LOC136245312 gene encoding zinc finger BED domain-containing protein 4-like encodes the protein MVKNVSKKRSVIWEYFNINPEDEKNAICNTCDEAVSRGGASAKNFNTSNLQYHLKQEHRVKFDELEVKEAERNDQREAEQDTKRRKADVRQLTLNKVKENKDAWTYDHPQHKKITNWIAEMMALDSQPFSIVEDAGFLRLLTNVRPRYVMPSRKYFSEKIIPRIFSTIKTKLHEEIHSYGGKFPVSFTTDIWTRKAGGDSLISWTAHFINPESFTREERILQVCPFPGSHTAEAISETITKLLDSWSIEKSRVHVVVRDNAANMVAGIEQSDLPAIGCTIHTLQLVIKDCIMTQRAVIDMLARCRKIVGHFKHSHLAVERLNIIQKQLNLPEHKLVQDEPTRWDSTYYLLDRLVEQHRAISFYDTDFELPEKLNSNEWQLAEKVVKLLEPMQRITKELSAKRAVISEVIPFLEILKSELNEESGDTQKKFRGILSTKEELLESLKSRFSHVYKEDNYIIATLLDPRFKASFFDSATSELAVQRLIAVCRTEPTLVLNEQDNTQPCLAQLQVHNCDISEQPTEPSATNPSSLPLKKKGFNIYDSYKKANKKLSPASSTPAADIEESLSAMVTDYISEPVIDNPEDKKFMNPFDYWRKIKNITLC